The genomic region GAATATGGATGTGTATACAttcatatgaaaataatgtttaCTATAGTCATGAATAAGCTGTATGTATTCTCTTATAAGTGGGTTTATGCTTGATTTTTTGTATCTACTTTTCCCAGTTTTTGTGCGATTTTTTCCCTTGTTCTGGTATTTCTTCGGTTCTTTGCTGCATTGATAGCATGTCTTACCAGTAGGTTGAATTTTGATAGATATGGATGTTTCCGTCGAGCCATCTTACCAGCCACCAGCAGGGTTTGTGGAGGATAGAAAGGATCCTCTTGTTGATCTCAACTTAACGGACTCAACTGAGCTATGGCTTATTCAGTGGCCCATTAATCAAGTAGGCTTTCGAAGGATACCATCTTTTCCTGGACTAACTAATTTGAAATGGAGGATATAAATCTTTGGTGGcattgatatttatttcttgcgaaagaatgatttgatttgaccTGCAGAGTTTTCAAATCTAGTCGCATGCTTTATTTCCATTCTCTCTGTCTCCTGGAATCGAACGCTGAAATCTATTTTGACATGGACTTCGGGTAGccttatttttattgaccCCTCTCAATGGGCTTTCAGGGATATAATCATTGACCTGTTATTTATTGCAGCCTCCTGATTTCGATGGGCTGCAGTGTTTCTCTGAACCTTCACGGTGATGGACAGATCGGCACCTTTGAGGGGTCTTCTGGTAATTTGGCGTGAGCTCTTATGTGATTGGTTGTATGCAGTCAGTGGTAGTATCTGCATGTTCACTGTTTTAGTATTAACTCACTCTCGCAGGTAAATCATATGAAGTGGTTAGTTTCAAACCCCAAGGTCCAGAAGCTGCAGTCTTCTTCTCGTCAGCATCAGAAGCAAAAATTGGTATCTATTTCTGGAATTACTTGTAGGCTttacttttttcctttttctagtTGCTGATATTCGATTAAGATCAGTGGTAATTATCTTCTGGCAATTGCTAGTCCGACATGAAGCCCTAATCATATACACACAAATCAgattaaatcaagaaatagatGAGCAAAAATGCTAAAGGTGAGCCTCTAGTTCTTTTGATCATTTCTTGTGAAAGTTTAGACCTTCCCTATCCTTGATGCCACTTTCCATCAGAAGTAGATGCTCGATGGAATTCTGGAGCCAATTCactatttttagtaatttgcTTCTGCCATAACTTGGcaggttaaatattttaggacGTTTACATGAATTCAAACTATATAAGACTTCCTTATTTATAAAGAGATGTTACTTATTGAGTCATTGACATGTCTTTACTACTCAATCTAGTGAAATTTGCATGTGTGCTTGATTTTCATACTTTTGTTGTGTAAGTTATTCCTCCCTAGTGATGTAGTGGGAGGTTTCAGGAAAATTGGTTTTCACATTACTCTTTGTATGACAACAGCTGGGAAGATCTCCAGGCGCATTTCTCTGATTCATTACCCAGATCCAAGTGAACTTCAAATACGCAATAACCTTAACTTGATTCAGTCTCAGCGGTCTTCAACAGCTGCCTCAACCATGTCAGGTCATCGTTTGGCAACTCCTAGCTGTAATACTAAGCCTAGAAACTCTCAAGCGGTTAGTGGTTATTCCACACCAAGTAGCAGAATGAAGAGTTCAGTTTCTGGGTATCTGAAGTCCTCAAAACCTCGAAAGAGAAGGAATGTGGATGAGCAGCAGATTAGATACACCGATCATTCAGCCCAGGGTTCAGGAAAAGGAAACAGTGCCATTACCTCTACTGGATCTTTGGAGCATTCTCAGGAAAGAAagtcaaagaagaaaaagaaatatgaaaattgaaatatgcATACATTTTCACCTTTCTAAGCTATATTTTTAGGAGCGGATTCCGAATAGCTGGCGTATTCTCTGGATCTCCTTTGCAACTTTGTTGAATTTAAGGTTCAAAAGTTCCAAGTCATGAAGAACtagtttgttttgtttctgtAACTGCTTTGCATTGGTTTATACGTTCGGCTGATAGCAATCCTACcaattattgattttgtattcGTGTCTTGTCTGAATGAATAATTTCATGTTCCCCCAGCCGCCTCCACCCCCTCTCTGATTAAATGGATTTCTTGCAGTTGACCAGTGTGAATAACTACTTAACGgtaaattaatcacacaattatgagaacgtatgaaattatcactTAGTATAACTTGCCTGCCATTCATTTACTCAAAAGTCAAGCATTGACTTTGCAGTTCACATCAACTTCTTACGTAATCTCGGGAAAATCCAGCAATCTAAATGTGCTCAAGTTGCCATCAGAATGAAGAAAGAGCTTAAAGACATGCTAGTTAGTGCAAGATTTTCCACGCCAAAGGATATACCGAAAGATTAAGACATCTTCAAAGCCCATCAGATGCAATTAAATTGATTCCTGTCTCCTGCATTTTTTCATTATCTGTACAGCTCAATAGTACATTCCTAAAATCCCACTTTTTGCCTTGTCTGATTAGTAATGGTCACAATAAAATTAGCAGAACGTCTTAACATTGAAGAAAGCCGCCTTAAGCAACCAAGCAATTGATCCATTCTCTGCAGAGGAAGTCAGGTCTGCACATCCAAGCTGCATCAGGTCACCCTAGTTAACCCACCACCATACCAAGCATGCATGTCAAAATAAAACCAATGATTCAAGGAGATGTCATCATCCCTTCACTTTTGACTCTTTCCATACAGTACACCAAAGCTCAACAAGTTGATCCAAGCAAATTCAAATGTTGGATTGTGCTTTGATTAACCTAAACCAGATTTAGTCCCAGATACGGGTCTGAGCATCGGATGACCAAGAGAAGGCTGGGAATTTGATGTAGGGCTATACATAGTATTAGAGGCTGACGAGGATGGATGTATTGCTGAAAGGGGCAACCTTGGACCAAGACCATACATTCCCTGTTGTTGCATCAGTGACATGTGAGGATGAACGGGTTGGTTATTGCCATACCCAGAAGCAAACGTCTGTGGAGAGCCTGAAACTTGCTGCCTGCTATTCCCTGGAGTATTATTTACAATAGCATTACCAACACCTGGTAGGCCCATTGGTCGAGACACTCCAGCGGATACAAACTGTGCCGACATCATGAGAGCCCGCTCAGAAGCAATCCTTTGTCTTGCCCTTTCCATCTGTTCACATTCTCTCATCAACAAGGTCTCAACTTCTGCAAACTGCTTCAGCTTCAGCTCTAACCTCTTCAACTGAAAGAAGAGTGGACAATGAACAAAATTTGTTAAGACATTAAATTGCATCTTCAAACTTTAATACTCATAATacgataatttttttgctttatgAGCAGAATACACCTTAAACAGGATAATACTACAAGATCAGGGTATTAGGTACCTCCATGCAATTTACCCACATTATCACATATGAGGTGAAGAAATGTGATGGTAACACAAATAGAATACTATGCAGCTCATCCTTAGCTAACTTCAGACCATTTATAGAATTTAAGCATTTAAGATCTTAACCCAATAATGGTAAAAGAGAAgccaaaagaatttaaattattggtGCAGAGAGAATAAAGCAATCTAAAAAATGTTATTGATGTTGTTGTAGCAGAAGGTAAGATGATAGGAGGGCTTCCGGGGGATAGTGGCCATCAATTGCTCAACCTATGCTAGTCTTTATGTTTTAAGCAAGTGGAAGCAGAAATGAGGGCGTGGGGTTT from Sesamum indicum cultivar Zhongzhi No. 13 linkage group LG3, S_indicum_v1.0, whole genome shotgun sequence harbors:
- the LOC105159453 gene encoding mediator-associated protein 2 — encoded protein: MGCSVSLNLHGDGQIGTFEGSSGKSYEVVSFKPQGPEAAVFFSSASEAKIAGKISRRISLIHYPDPSELQIRNNLNLIQSQRSSTAASTMSGHRLATPSCNTKPRNSQAVSGYSTPSSRMKSSVSGYLKSSKPRKRRNVDEQQIRYTDHSAQGSGKGNSAITSTGSLEHSQERKSKKKKKYEN